From one Dermacentor silvarum isolate Dsil-2018 chromosome 3, BIME_Dsil_1.4, whole genome shotgun sequence genomic stretch:
- the LOC119444510 gene encoding uncharacterized protein LOC119444510, producing MEHAFLTRINRHLEDTGAYPPTMMGFRSHLSTQDVMLQLYHQIINDPTSGTRAILGLDLEKEFDTVSHAAILNRINKLNMGERSYNYIRDFLSCRTVTLTVDSMTSDEHALGSNGTPQG from the coding sequence atggagcatgcatTCCTCACCCGTATCAACCGCCACCTCGAGGACACTGGAGCCTACCCACCCACTATGATGGGCTTCCGGTCACACCTCTCCACTCAAGACGTTATGCTCCAGCTCTACCACCAGATCATCAACGACCCAACTAGCGGCACCCGGGCCATCCTTGGCCTCGATCTGGAAAAGGAATTCGACACTGTATCACATGCAGCAATCCTGAACCGAATTAACAAGCTCAACATGGGCGAGCGCAGCTACAATTACATCAGAGACTTCCTGTCGTGCCGCACAGTCACCCTCACGGTCGACAGCATGACATCCGACGAACATGCACTAGGAAGCAACGGCACTCCTCAAGGGTAG